One genomic window of Devosia salina includes the following:
- a CDS encoding peptidoglycan -binding protein, protein MPGARARRRQEANYWPGFVDALSSLLLVIIFMLSLFMLTQFFLGQEIQGRDTALARLNSQIAELTDLLQLERANSDDLTAQLATLTATLAGAQAENDSLASQLEGIGTGLGDRDATIAGLESDLLEAQQLSDEANAQVTLLNQQLAALRTQIAALESALEASESRDAESRTQIADLGRRLNLALAQRVQDLSRYRSDFFGRLRQILEDRADVRVVGDRFVFQSEVLFDPGQADIDPAGTPELDALADAILQLETEIPPDINWVLRIDGHTDSRPISNARFPSNWELSAARAISVAQYLVSKGVSPNRLVAAGFGEFTPLDPAETEEAYRRNRRIEFKLTEG, encoded by the coding sequence ATGCCCGGAGCGCGCGCCCGCCGCAGACAGGAAGCCAATTACTGGCCCGGCTTCGTCGACGCGCTGTCGAGCCTGCTGCTTGTCATCATCTTCATGCTGTCCCTGTTCATGCTGACCCAGTTCTTCCTGGGCCAGGAGATCCAGGGGCGCGACACGGCGCTGGCCCGGCTCAACAGCCAGATTGCCGAATTGACCGACCTGCTGCAGCTCGAACGCGCCAATTCCGACGACCTGACCGCACAATTGGCGACGCTGACCGCGACGCTGGCGGGCGCACAGGCCGAGAACGACAGCCTGGCCAGCCAGCTTGAGGGCATTGGCACCGGGCTGGGCGACCGCGACGCCACCATTGCCGGGCTCGAATCCGATCTGCTCGAGGCCCAGCAGCTTTCCGACGAGGCCAACGCCCAGGTGACGCTGCTGAACCAGCAGCTGGCCGCGCTGCGGACCCAGATCGCCGCTCTTGAATCGGCGCTCGAAGCTTCTGAAAGCCGCGACGCGGAATCGCGCACCCAGATTGCCGATCTCGGCCGCCGCCTCAACCTGGCCCTGGCCCAGCGCGTCCAGGACCTCAGCCGCTATCGTTCGGACTTCTTTGGCCGCCTGCGGCAGATCCTCGAGGACCGCGCCGATGTGCGCGTGGTGGGCGACCGCTTCGTGTTCCAGTCCGAAGTGCTGTTCGATCCCGGCCAGGCCGATATCGACCCGGCCGGCACGCCCGAGCTCGACGCCCTGGCCGACGCCATATTGCAGCTCGAGACCGAAATTCCGCCCGACATCAACTGGGTGCTGCGCATCGACGGCCACACCGATAGCCGCCCCATTTCCAATGCCCGCTTCCCCTCCAACTGGGAACTGTCGGCGGCCCGCGCGATTTCGGTCGCCCAGTATCTCGTCTCCAAGGGGGTCTCGCCCAATCGCCTCGTCGCGGCCGGTTTTGGCGAGTTCACCCCGCTCGACCCGGCCGAGACCGAAGAAGCCTATCGCCGCAACCGCCGCATCGAATTCAAGCTCACCGAAGGGTGA
- the pal gene encoding peptidoglycan-associated lipoprotein Pal — protein sequence MRAAAMLLFVVAIAACSRSASDNVGLTGVGNAGAGAPGSQQEFIVTVGDRVFFETDSSSLTSEAMATLDKQAQWLNQYANYRIMIEGHADERGTREYNIALGARRASVVVNYLVSRGVNAQRITSQSFGKERPVAICNDISCWSQNRRAVTVVQ from the coding sequence ATGCGCGCCGCAGCCATGCTGCTGTTCGTGGTTGCCATTGCTGCCTGTTCGCGCAGCGCCTCCGACAATGTCGGCCTGACCGGCGTGGGCAATGCCGGCGCCGGTGCCCCCGGCAGCCAACAGGAATTCATCGTCACCGTTGGTGACCGCGTCTTCTTCGAGACCGATTCCAGCTCGCTGACCAGCGAAGCCATGGCGACCCTCGACAAGCAGGCGCAGTGGCTCAACCAGTACGCCAATTACCGCATCATGATCGAAGGTCATGCCGACGAACGCGGCACGCGCGAATACAACATCGCGCTCGGCGCCCGTCGCGCCTCGGTGGTGGTGAACTATCTCGTGTCCCGCGGCGTCAATGCCCAGCGCATCACCAGCCAGTCCTTCGGCAAGGAACGTCCCGTGGCCATTTGCAACGACATCTCCTGCTGGAGCCAGAACCGCCGCGCCGTCACCGTGGTTCAGTAA
- the ybgF gene encoding tol-pal system protein YbgF, which produces MTLSNLAKLGRAALCALGVGLCAPAVQAQSVFPPGELSGLTFNNSGDRILVAQADSAQLMVRIQQLEEQIRLLNGQVEGLTFQLTQLQEIINRMQEDNEFRFQQLEGGAGGKTDAATQPGGATQPEALPQDPAQTEQDVPMTDIPEQGVQPLPGEVEFDPTFDDGSMPMDDLGQSGDPLVGTGQAGGIDLITGQPLDLSYDPAAAATGNPDADAQYQAAYEALVAGNYEFAEDQFSQFVALYPDNAQVMDASNWLGETLLARGAYAEAADVLVDAYQKNPDHPRAPDLLLKLGVSLAGVGERETACRTFAEIDVRYPDTIPAFKTRLAEEKAKAECPPA; this is translated from the coding sequence TTGACGCTATCAAATCTCGCAAAACTCGGTCGCGCGGCGCTTTGCGCGCTGGGGGTGGGTCTGTGCGCACCTGCTGTTCAGGCGCAATCGGTGTTCCCGCCCGGGGAACTGAGTGGCCTCACCTTCAACAATAGTGGCGACCGCATCCTGGTGGCACAGGCCGACAGCGCCCAGCTCATGGTGCGTATCCAGCAGCTCGAAGAGCAGATCCGCCTGCTCAACGGCCAGGTTGAGGGCCTCACCTTCCAGCTGACCCAGCTCCAGGAAATCATCAACCGCATGCAGGAAGACAACGAGTTCCGCTTCCAGCAGCTGGAAGGCGGTGCCGGGGGAAAAACTGATGCGGCAACCCAACCGGGCGGCGCGACGCAGCCCGAGGCGTTGCCGCAGGACCCGGCCCAGACGGAACAGGACGTGCCCATGACCGACATTCCCGAACAGGGCGTGCAACCCCTGCCCGGCGAAGTCGAGTTCGACCCCACCTTTGACGATGGCTCGATGCCCATGGACGATCTGGGACAGTCGGGCGACCCGCTGGTGGGCACCGGCCAGGCCGGCGGCATTGACCTGATCACCGGCCAGCCGCTCGATCTCAGCTATGACCCGGCTGCGGCCGCCACCGGCAATCCGGACGCGGACGCGCAATACCAGGCCGCCTATGAGGCATTGGTCGCCGGCAATTACGAATTTGCCGAAGACCAGTTCAGCCAGTTCGTCGCGCTCTATCCCGACAACGCCCAGGTGATGGACGCCAGCAACTGGCTGGGGGAAACCCTGTTGGCCCGTGGCGCCTATGCCGAGGCTGCCGACGTGCTGGTCGATGCCTACCAGAAGAATCCCGATCATCCCCGCGCACCGGACCTGCTGCTCAAGCTGGGCGTATCGCTGGCCGGCGTCGGCGAGCGGGAAACCGCATGCCGCACCTTCGCCGAGATCGATGTGCGCTATCCCGACACCATTCCCGCCTTCAAGACCCGGCTTGCCGAGGAAAAGGCCAAGGCCGAATGTCCACCGGCCTGA
- the tilS gene encoding tRNA lysidine(34) synthetase TilS has product MSTGLTPDLGDPAILTRLFLPAASEPVVGLAVSGGPDSLALLLLARRWAAQLASPPRLIVYSLDHGLRPEAASEVSMVLEIAARFGLEARDLAWTGDKPEAGLQEAARQARYRLIGAAMAEDGARLLLTAHHRGDQAETVLMRLAHGSGVEGLKAMTPLSRVEGVDVFRPLLDVDPTSLAAVVAEAGLAPAHDPSNDDPAYERVRWRRLLPALAEQGLDSAALARFAARMGEADTALAQMADAAFAEWVTLDGFGAASLPFASFRAISPAIGRRVLGRVLNIVGGRQKPRALGQVERLYDQLMEGGLQRAATLLGAVVRRKGEWLTVSREPGRALPEAISLAPHRGLVWDQRFLITNVSDDAGLTAGPTDFMPRHRLEDFLGFKVTTPAEAIRTAPLVRDAEGGVLALGGWSFDERVTVELLID; this is encoded by the coding sequence ATGTCCACCGGCCTGACCCCCGACCTGGGGGACCCGGCCATCCTGACGCGGCTGTTCCTGCCAGCCGCGTCCGAACCGGTCGTGGGCCTTGCGGTCTCAGGTGGGCCCGACAGCCTGGCCCTTCTGCTTCTGGCCCGGCGCTGGGCCGCGCAACTGGCCAGCCCGCCGCGCCTGATTGTCTATAGCCTCGATCATGGCCTGCGCCCCGAAGCCGCTTCAGAAGTGTCCATGGTTCTCGAGATTGCCGCCCGGTTCGGCCTTGAGGCACGTGATCTCGCCTGGACGGGCGACAAGCCGGAAGCCGGGCTGCAGGAGGCGGCGCGTCAGGCCCGTTACCGCCTCATCGGCGCGGCCATGGCTGAGGACGGCGCGCGACTGCTGCTGACCGCCCATCATCGCGGTGACCAGGCCGAAACCGTGCTGATGCGGCTCGCCCATGGCAGTGGCGTCGAGGGGCTGAAGGCGATGACTCCCTTGAGCCGGGTGGAAGGCGTCGATGTATTTCGCCCCCTTCTGGACGTCGATCCCACAAGCCTTGCCGCGGTGGTAGCCGAAGCCGGCCTCGCGCCGGCCCACGACCCCTCCAATGACGATCCCGCCTATGAGCGGGTGCGCTGGCGCCGTCTGCTGCCCGCTTTGGCGGAACAGGGTCTCGATAGCGCGGCACTGGCCCGCTTTGCCGCGCGCATGGGCGAGGCCGACACGGCGCTGGCGCAGATGGCGGACGCGGCCTTTGCCGAATGGGTGACCCTGGACGGCTTTGGCGCTGCCAGCCTGCCCTTTGCCAGCTTTCGCGCCATCAGCCCGGCCATCGGCCGCCGGGTGCTCGGACGCGTGCTCAATATTGTGGGCGGCCGCCAGAAGCCGCGTGCCCTCGGCCAGGTCGAGCGCCTCTATGACCAGCTCATGGAGGGCGGCCTGCAGCGCGCCGCGACGCTGCTCGGGGCCGTGGTGCGACGCAAGGGCGAATGGCTGACCGTGTCACGCGAACCGGGGCGCGCCCTGCCCGAGGCCATCAGCCTGGCGCCGCACCGGGGCCTGGTCTGGGACCAGCGCTTTCTCATCACCAATGTCTCGGACGACGCCGGCTTGACCGCCGGACCCACCGACTTCATGCCGCGCCATCGGCTCGAGGATTTCCTCGGCTTCAAGGTGACGACGCCGGCCGAGGCGATCCGCACTGCGCCTCTGGTGCGCGATGCCGAAGGCGGCGTGCTGGCGCTGGGCGGTTGGTCGTTCGACGAGCGCGTGACGGTGGAACTGCTGATCGACTGA
- a CDS encoding anti-sigma factor, with the protein MNETRSKMDDGGRGALVAEYVLGLLGPAEHARVARMIEADPALQAEHDFWSARFAALDGDFAEVAAPAHVLARVEERLFGPQTKSSWWDSLALWRGLAAGALAVAVAAIGLNLMQPAPSVTSLTTQLVAALEAEGSDVRFLALYDGAGAVRLTALSGDVATDRDLELWAIQGGGDPISMGVIPVNARSVVELSEQVRQGWGEGSVLAITLEPKGGAPEGKPTGPVVAAGEVHQI; encoded by the coding sequence ATGAACGAGACCCGGAGCAAGATGGACGACGGCGGGCGCGGTGCGCTGGTTGCCGAATATGTCCTGGGTCTGCTGGGCCCGGCAGAGCATGCGCGTGTGGCCCGGATGATCGAGGCCGATCCGGCGCTGCAGGCTGAGCACGACTTTTGGTCGGCGCGGTTCGCCGCACTCGATGGCGACTTTGCCGAGGTGGCGGCGCCCGCCCATGTGCTCGCCCGAGTGGAAGAGCGCCTGTTCGGGCCCCAAACGAAATCGTCCTGGTGGGACAGCCTGGCCCTGTGGCGCGGCCTTGCGGCCGGGGCATTGGCCGTGGCGGTTGCTGCCATCGGCCTGAACCTGATGCAGCCGGCGCCGAGCGTGACGAGCCTGACCACCCAGCTGGTGGCGGCGCTCGAAGCGGAAGGCAGCGATGTGCGGTTCCTGGCGCTCTATGACGGGGCAGGGGCGGTGCGGCTGACGGCCCTGTCCGGGGACGTGGCCACCGATCGCGACCTCGAACTCTGGGCCATCCAGGGTGGGGGCGACCCCATTTCGATGGGTGTCATTCCGGTCAATGCGCGCTCGGTGGTGGAATTGTCCGAGCAGGTGCGGCAGGGCTGGGGCGAAGGCTCGGTTCTTGCCATCACGCTCGAACCCAAGGGCGGGGCGCCCGAGGGCAAGCCGACCGGCCCGGTGGTCGCCGCCGGTGAAGTGCACCAGATCTGA
- a CDS encoding sigma-70 family RNA polymerase sigma factor, whose protein sequence is MTMQSETADIATLISRCSLRDRQAFRTLYQRTSAKLFGVVLRILRNRAEAEEAIQEVYIKIWQRADRYVAGQYSPISWLVAIARNHALDMVRARRPAGDDLDAALDIADAGPDPERLTQASEDGERIEACLAQLEPDRAEAVRGAYLDGYSYEELAQRFAVPINTMRTWLRRSLIKLRECLTA, encoded by the coding sequence ATGACCATGCAATCCGAGACCGCCGACATCGCCACCCTGATCTCCCGCTGTTCCCTCAGGGACCGCCAGGCATTCCGCACGCTCTACCAGCGCACCAGCGCGAAACTCTTCGGCGTGGTGCTGCGTATCTTGAGAAACAGGGCCGAGGCCGAGGAGGCCATACAGGAGGTCTATATCAAGATCTGGCAGCGCGCGGACCGCTATGTCGCGGGGCAGTATTCTCCCATCAGCTGGCTTGTCGCCATTGCACGCAATCATGCCCTGGACATGGTGCGGGCGCGACGCCCGGCGGGCGATGATCTCGATGCCGCGCTCGACATTGCCGATGCCGGCCCGGATCCGGAGCGGCTGACCCAGGCCAGCGAGGACGGGGAAAGGATCGAGGCCTGCCTGGCGCAGCTGGAGCCGGATCGCGCCGAAGCAGTACGCGGTGCCTATCTCGATGGTTATAGTTATGAGGAATTGGCACAGCGCTTCGCGGTACCGATCAATACGATGCGGACCTGGTTGCGGCGCAGCCTGATCAAACTGAGAGAGTGTCTGACGGCATGA
- the argB gene encoding acetylglutamate kinase, which yields MTDQAPDTDRFSHDAGILAQALPYMQRYEGKTVVVKYGGHAMGDLNLGQAFARDIALLKQSKVNPIVVHGGGPQIASMLKNLGIESKFEGGLRVTDARTMEIVEMVLAGSINKEIVALINAEGEWAIGLCGKDGNMVFARKAEKTYKDPTSNIERVLDLGFVGEPVEVDRTLLDLLARSEMIPVIAPVAPGRDGNTYNINADTFAGAIAGSLGAKRLLFLTDVPGVLDKNGKLMPELTVREAKALIADGTISGGMIPKVETCLEALDNGVEGVVILNGKTPHVVLVELFTEHGAGTLIVR from the coding sequence ATGACCGATCAAGCCCCCGATACCGACCGGTTCAGCCACGACGCCGGCATCCTCGCCCAGGCCCTGCCCTATATGCAGCGCTATGAGGGCAAGACCGTCGTGGTGAAATATGGCGGCCACGCCATGGGCGACCTCAACCTGGGCCAGGCCTTTGCGCGCGACATCGCGCTATTGAAGCAATCCAAGGTCAACCCGATCGTGGTGCATGGCGGCGGTCCGCAGATCGCCTCCATGCTCAAGAATCTGGGCATCGAATCCAAGTTCGAGGGCGGGCTGCGCGTCACCGATGCGCGCACCATGGAAATCGTCGAGATGGTGCTGGCCGGCTCGATCAACAAGGAAATCGTGGCCCTGATCAATGCCGAGGGCGAATGGGCGATCGGCCTCTGCGGCAAGGACGGCAACATGGTCTTCGCCAGGAAGGCCGAAAAGACCTACAAGGACCCCACCTCCAATATCGAGCGCGTGCTCGACCTGGGCTTTGTGGGCGAGCCGGTCGAGGTCGACCGCACCCTGCTCGATCTCCTGGCGCGCTCCGAGATGATCCCGGTCATCGCCCCGGTGGCGCCGGGCCGCGACGGCAATACCTACAATATCAACGCCGACACCTTTGCCGGCGCCATTGCCGGCTCGCTCGGCGCCAAGCGCCTCCTGTTCCTCACCGACGTGCCGGGCGTGCTCGACAAGAACGGCAAGCTGATGCCGGAACTGACCGTGCGCGAGGCCAAGGCGCTGATTGCCGACGGCACCATTTCGGGCGGCATGATCCCCAAGGTCGAAACATGCCTCGAAGCACTCGACAATGGCGTCGAGGGCGTCGTCATCCTCAACGGCAAGACCCCGCATGTGGTGCTGGTGGAACTGTTCACCGAACACGGCGCCGGCACGCTGATCGTGCGTTGA
- a CDS encoding MarR family winged helix-turn-helix transcriptional regulator — protein MSTGKQALIAELGMTIMRWQDQTQKFDELVGRIYGLGPSERLCLSFLMGGPQTASVIAREIRLTPAAVTTLLDRLEQRGYVRRQSDPADRRKVMVTSDHAALALAQEVYLPMAEAGAAMLEQFSMDELQVVNRVVQAAMALQDEAAAALQERGRPRS, from the coding sequence ATGTCAACAGGGAAGCAGGCGCTGATTGCGGAGCTGGGCATGACGATCATGCGCTGGCAGGACCAGACCCAGAAGTTCGATGAGCTGGTGGGGCGCATCTACGGGCTGGGTCCCTCGGAACGGCTATGCCTGAGCTTTTTGATGGGGGGACCACAGACGGCGAGTGTGATTGCGCGGGAAATCCGGCTCACGCCCGCGGCGGTGACGACGCTGCTCGATCGGCTGGAGCAGCGGGGCTATGTGCGGCGGCAGTCCGATCCGGCGGATCGGCGCAAGGTGATGGTGACGTCCGATCACGCGGCGCTGGCGCTGGCACAGGAGGTCTATCTGCCGATGGCGGAAGCCGGTGCGGCAATGCTCGAGCAGTTCAGCATGGATGAGCTGCAGGTCGTCAATAGGGTCGTCCAGGCGGCCATGGCGCTGCAGGACGAGGCGGCGGCGGCGCTGCAGGAGCGCGGCAGGCCACGCTCCTGA
- a CDS encoding FAD-dependent monooxygenase, whose protein sequence is MSSFAPSPASLKSQPAIAICGGGIGGLATALALHQAGFRAVVFEKADAGQLRSEGLFLTLAPNGINALRALGLAETVLAAGLQTNGLAIYNERGRLLTIVDYATHAQSFGAASVTIGRGALAGILLDAAVAAGMEIRHGHAIDKARETDGGVELTVAGTIEHFAIALACDGIRSRMRQHIFPDLPQPVYSGQIGTGGIIDIPDIAPTDGLMRMTFGRKAFFGYIKAPGRPVHWFNSFPTRQASAASVQDPAAFGSQLRAMHADDPLDNAAILASAGPIARNYPIYDMPELARWHSDRVLLMGDAAHAVAPHSGQGASMAIEDAIVLAACLAAEHNSVEAFARFQRLRRDRVARAIRLGRASGSQKLAQNWFELKLRDMILPIVMPMAARMQSALFSFRVDQHPLATPHQ, encoded by the coding sequence ATGTCGTCTTTCGCTCCTTCGCCCGCAAGCCTCAAATCGCAACCGGCCATTGCGATCTGCGGCGGCGGCATAGGCGGTCTGGCCACCGCCCTGGCCTTGCACCAGGCCGGATTTCGGGCCGTTGTGTTTGAAAAGGCCGATGCCGGTCAATTGCGGAGCGAAGGACTGTTTCTGACCCTGGCGCCGAACGGCATCAATGCCCTGCGCGCCCTGGGCCTGGCCGAAACGGTGCTGGCGGCAGGCCTGCAGACCAACGGCCTCGCCATCTACAACGAGCGCGGGCGGCTTCTGACCATTGTCGACTATGCCACTCATGCCCAGAGCTTCGGCGCCGCCTCAGTCACCATTGGCCGCGGCGCGCTGGCCGGCATCCTGCTGGACGCAGCAGTCGCGGCAGGCATGGAAATCCGCCACGGCCACGCCATAGACAAGGCGAGGGAAACAGACGGGGGCGTGGAACTGACTGTCGCTGGCACCATCGAGCACTTCGCTATCGCCCTGGCCTGCGACGGCATTCGCTCGCGCATGCGCCAACACATATTCCCCGACCTTCCCCAGCCCGTCTATTCGGGACAGATCGGCACGGGCGGTATCATCGACATTCCCGACATTGCGCCGACCGACGGGCTGATGCGGATGACGTTCGGACGCAAGGCATTCTTCGGCTACATCAAGGCGCCGGGCCGGCCCGTCCACTGGTTCAACAGCTTTCCCACTAGGCAGGCAAGCGCCGCATCGGTGCAGGATCCAGCGGCCTTTGGCAGTCAGTTGCGCGCCATGCATGCCGATGATCCCCTGGACAACGCCGCCATATTGGCATCGGCAGGCCCCATTGCCCGCAACTATCCGATCTATGACATGCCCGAACTGGCCCGCTGGCATTCGGACCGGGTCTTGTTGATGGGCGACGCGGCCCACGCCGTTGCGCCCCATTCGGGTCAAGGTGCCTCAATGGCCATTGAGGACGCGATCGTCCTGGCCGCCTGCCTTGCAGCGGAGCATAACTCCGTCGAGGCCTTCGCGCGGTTTCAGCGCCTCCGACGCGACCGGGTGGCCAGGGCCATAAGGCTTGGCCGTGCCAGCGGTTCGCAGAAGCTGGCGCAAAACTGGTTTGAACTGAAGCTGCGGGACATGATCCTGCCCATCGTCATGCCCATGGCCGCCCGCATGCAAAGCGCCCTGTTCAGCTTTCGCGTCGATCAGCACCCACTGGCAACACCTCACCAATAG
- a CDS encoding DHA2 family efflux MFS transporter permease subunit, with protein MSAAHAEAAPPDPRRWLSLAILLIANFMNLIDVTIVNVALPSMRENLGATDSQIEWVIAAYVLAFALGLLPFGRLGDIVGRTHMFLWGVGAFTLASALCGMAPSIELLIGARVLQGLGGAMMTPQVLAIATVTFPPQERGQAFSLFGLSAGLASVCGPILGGVLIDAHLFGLDWQPIFLVNVPIGIAAIIAGWLLIARLPGHPDLKNDYVGIGLFGLGIVSVVFPIVEGRAYGWPLWAFGMIAFGIIMLGAFYLWQGRRAAAGEPQLLNHDLLRSKDFMFGAFVVTVFASGIPGMFMVISLLLQAGFDFSPLESGLTNTPFSVGVLIASFIAGRFGSHYLRSRLAGAGALLTFGIAWLHFIIAGVTDTIDHWWFLPPLLIAGIGLGLGFSSLFQLVLRSVPPRDAGAGSGALQAFQQVGGALGIALMGEIFFTHLGNSFATGAGPHAAFADSAALALWYQVVVFGLVLVLAFFFKGAGNQPQGRPVAPVPVEA; from the coding sequence ATGTCTGCAGCTCACGCCGAGGCCGCGCCGCCTGATCCGCGCCGCTGGCTCTCCCTGGCGATCCTCCTGATCGCCAATTTCATGAATCTGATCGACGTCACCATCGTCAATGTGGCGTTGCCCTCGATGCGCGAAAACCTTGGCGCGACCGACAGCCAGATCGAGTGGGTGATTGCCGCCTATGTGCTGGCATTCGCCCTCGGGCTTTTGCCCTTCGGGCGGCTAGGCGACATCGTGGGGCGCACGCATATGTTCCTCTGGGGCGTCGGCGCCTTCACCCTGGCTTCGGCCCTGTGCGGCATGGCGCCTTCCATCGAATTGCTGATCGGAGCCCGCGTGCTGCAGGGGCTGGGCGGCGCGATGATGACGCCGCAGGTGCTGGCCATCGCCACGGTCACCTTCCCGCCGCAGGAACGCGGCCAGGCGTTCTCGCTGTTCGGTCTGTCGGCGGGCCTTGCTTCAGTCTGCGGCCCCATCCTGGGTGGCGTGCTGATCGATGCGCATCTGTTCGGGCTCGACTGGCAGCCCATCTTCCTGGTCAACGTGCCCATCGGCATTGCCGCCATCATTGCCGGCTGGCTGCTGATCGCGCGGCTCCCCGGCCATCCCGACCTCAAGAACGACTATGTCGGCATCGGACTGTTCGGGCTGGGCATCGTCTCGGTTGTGTTTCCCATCGTGGAAGGCCGCGCCTATGGCTGGCCGCTCTGGGCCTTCGGCATGATCGCCTTCGGCATCATCATGCTGGGCGCATTCTACCTCTGGCAGGGCCGCCGCGCCGCCGCCGGGGAGCCGCAGCTGCTCAACCATGACCTCCTGCGCAGCAAGGACTTCATGTTCGGCGCCTTCGTGGTCACCGTCTTTGCCTCGGGTATTCCAGGCATGTTCATGGTGATTTCGCTGCTGTTGCAGGCCGGTTTCGACTTCTCGCCGCTCGAATCGGGGCTGACCAATACCCCCTTCTCGGTTGGCGTGCTGATTGCCTCCTTCATTGCCGGCCGCTTCGGCTCGCATTACCTGCGCAGCCGCCTGGCTGGGGCCGGGGCTCTGCTGACCTTCGGCATTGCCTGGCTGCACTTCATCATTGCCGGGGTGACCGACACGATCGACCATTGGTGGTTCCTGCCGCCGCTGCTGATCGCCGGCATCGGCCTGGGCCTCGGATTCTCGTCGCTCTTCCAGCTGGTGCTGCGCAGCGTGCCGCCGCGCGATGCCGGCGCAGGTTCGGGCGCGTTGCAGGCCTTCCAGCAGGTGGGTGGGGCGCTCGGCATTGCGCTGATGGGCGAAATCTTCTTCACCCATCTGGGCAATTCCTTCGCCACCGGCGCCGGCCCGCATGCCGCCTTCGCCGATTCCGCAGCGCTGGCGCTGTGGTACCAGGTGGTGGTCTTCGGCCTCGTGCTGGTGCTGGCCTTCTTCTTCAAGGGCGCCGGCAACCAGCCCCAGGGGCGCCCTGTGGCGCCCGTGCCGGTCGAAGCCTAG
- a CDS encoding TetR/AcrR family transcriptional regulator, with product MQVDCPKRESGDERRLAIARAARAIIVERGLEGLRTRDIAARVGINIATLHYHVPSKEALVALVAQSLKEEFRDQGMRRPREGRTGLELLRMEIEDVIETLFEAPDRLSIMAELIERSRRDPSIAAIIRPMTGHWRQMLADIFALGVRDGTLRADLDPQAAAHIFLGTVAGWRSSHPDRSEIEAAFSEIERAFKAPASKGD from the coding sequence ATGCAGGTGGATTGCCCAAAACGAGAGAGTGGCGATGAACGCCGGCTTGCCATTGCGCGGGCCGCCAGGGCGATCATCGTCGAAAGAGGCCTTGAAGGTTTGCGAACGCGCGACATTGCCGCCCGTGTGGGCATCAATATCGCCACGCTCCACTATCACGTGCCGAGCAAGGAAGCCCTGGTGGCGCTGGTCGCGCAAAGCCTCAAGGAGGAATTTCGCGACCAGGGCATGCGGCGCCCGCGCGAAGGACGTACGGGGCTGGAACTGCTGCGCATGGAAATCGAGGACGTCATCGAAACCCTGTTCGAGGCACCCGACCGGCTCAGCATCATGGCCGAACTCATCGAGCGGTCGCGTCGCGATCCCTCGATCGCCGCCATTATCCGGCCGATGACCGGCCACTGGCGACAGATGCTCGCCGACATTTTCGCGCTTGGCGTCAGGGACGGCACGCTTCGTGCCGACCTCGATCCGCAGGCGGCCGCCCACATCTTCCTGGGCACGGTGGCCGGCTGGCGCAGCTCGCATCCCGACCGCTCGGAAATCGAAGCGGCGTTTTCAGAAATCGAGCGGGCCTTCAAGGCGCCCGCCAGCAAAGGGGACTAA